A single window of Nocardioides baekrokdamisoli DNA harbors:
- a CDS encoding glycoside hydrolase family 16 protein, with translation MINARRAAPALAAALVLVAVVAALLWQHQRQADVAALLTQPCGPPIYKADGTAWACTFDDEFDGTSLDRSKWQVQTEFVSGSVHDGYACYIDDPAAVSVGGGTLHLTVRKTGTMRSCQGLPKPTPYIAGMVNTYHRFSQQYGRFEVRMKNTATVVPGLHEAFWLWPDDRYVKLNWPSTGEFDVVETYSLYPHVGLPYLHYGATDNDGWIKGVNTQWTCAAERGEWNTYTLEWDRKALTISMNGKVCLVNTAHPVAFAERYILNLTAALGESHNSMSDKTPIPATTLVDYVRVWK, from the coding sequence GTGATCAACGCGCGCCGTGCTGCGCCGGCACTGGCGGCCGCCCTCGTGCTCGTCGCGGTCGTGGCCGCGCTGCTCTGGCAGCACCAACGCCAGGCTGACGTCGCGGCTCTTCTGACCCAGCCCTGCGGCCCGCCGATCTACAAGGCCGACGGCACTGCGTGGGCCTGCACGTTCGACGACGAGTTCGACGGCACGTCGCTCGACCGCAGCAAGTGGCAGGTGCAGACCGAGTTCGTCTCGGGAAGCGTGCACGACGGGTATGCCTGTTACATCGACGACCCTGCTGCGGTGAGCGTCGGCGGCGGCACCCTCCATCTGACCGTGCGCAAGACCGGAACGATGCGCAGCTGCCAAGGGCTCCCGAAGCCGACCCCGTACATCGCCGGCATGGTCAACACCTATCACCGGTTCAGTCAGCAGTACGGACGCTTCGAGGTCCGGATGAAGAACACGGCGACAGTGGTCCCGGGCTTGCATGAGGCGTTCTGGCTCTGGCCCGACGACCGCTACGTGAAGCTGAACTGGCCCTCCACCGGCGAGTTCGACGTCGTGGAGACGTACTCCCTCTATCCGCATGTGGGGCTGCCATACCTCCACTACGGCGCGACTGACAACGACGGCTGGATCAAGGGAGTCAACACCCAGTGGACCTGCGCCGCCGAGCGTGGCGAGTGGAACACGTACACGCTCGAGTGGGACCGGAAGGCGCTCACGATCTCGATGAACGGCAAGGTGTGTCTGGTCAACACCGCACACCCGGTGGCATTCGCCGAGCGCTACATCCTCAACCTCACGGCAGCGCTGGGTGAGTCACACAACTCGATGAGCGACAAGACGCCGATCCCGGCGACGACGCTGGTCGACTACGTACGCGTCTGGAAGTAG
- the pntB gene encoding Re/Si-specific NAD(P)(+) transhydrogenase subunit beta, with the protein MGIVSITEAAYIVAALLFILALAGLSKQTSARHGLTYGMVGMGVALAATVVAVIKLSNGESGRTLAIVLMLLAVGIGAGIGFWRAKIVEMTGMPELIALLHSFVGLAAVAIGWNGHLLGAPAGELSSLVNIHKAEVAIGIFIGAVTFTGSIVANLKLSARIKSAPLMLPGKNFINVGSLGLFAVLTAVYVAVDNHGTDGFILALITILALGLGWHLVASIGGGDMPVVVSMLNSYSGWAAAASGFLLDNDLLIVTGALVGSSGAYLSFIMCKAMNRSFISVIAGGFGIEAGPAEDKDYGEHREVDAETVADMLKNASSVVITPGYGMAVAQAQYPVAEMTRILREKGVNVRFGIHPVAGRLPGHMNVLLAEAKVPYDIVLEMDEINDDLASTDVVLVIGANDTVNPAASEDPTSPIAGMPVLKVWEAKDVIVFKRSMAAGYAGVQNPLFFRENSAMLFGDAKTKVDEIVGALAR; encoded by the coding sequence ATGGGAATCGTGTCGATCACTGAGGCGGCGTACATCGTTGCCGCTCTGCTCTTCATCCTGGCCCTGGCCGGGCTCTCCAAGCAGACCTCTGCCCGTCACGGGCTGACGTACGGCATGGTCGGTATGGGTGTGGCGCTCGCCGCCACGGTCGTTGCCGTCATCAAACTGAGCAACGGCGAATCGGGCCGCACCCTGGCGATCGTGCTGATGCTGCTTGCGGTCGGCATCGGCGCCGGCATCGGGTTCTGGCGCGCGAAGATCGTCGAGATGACCGGGATGCCGGAACTCATCGCGCTGCTGCACTCGTTCGTGGGTCTCGCAGCGGTCGCGATCGGCTGGAACGGCCACCTCCTCGGCGCTCCCGCCGGCGAGCTGAGCAGCCTGGTGAACATTCACAAGGCCGAGGTCGCCATCGGGATCTTCATCGGTGCGGTCACCTTCACCGGGTCGATCGTGGCCAACCTCAAGCTCTCGGCGCGGATCAAGTCGGCCCCGCTGATGCTGCCTGGGAAGAACTTCATCAACGTCGGTTCGTTGGGGCTGTTCGCGGTCCTGACTGCGGTCTACGTAGCCGTGGACAACCACGGCACCGACGGGTTCATCCTCGCGCTGATCACGATCCTGGCCCTCGGCCTCGGCTGGCACCTGGTCGCCTCGATCGGCGGAGGCGACATGCCGGTCGTCGTGTCGATGCTCAACTCGTACTCCGGCTGGGCTGCGGCGGCGTCGGGCTTCCTGCTCGACAACGACCTGCTGATCGTCACCGGTGCCCTGGTGGGTTCCTCCGGTGCGTACCTCTCCTTCATCATGTGCAAGGCCATGAACCGGTCGTTCATCTCCGTCATCGCGGGTGGTTTCGGTATCGAGGCGGGCCCTGCGGAGGACAAGGACTACGGCGAGCACCGCGAGGTGGACGCCGAGACCGTCGCGGACATGCTCAAGAACGCCTCGTCGGTCGTCATCACCCCGGGGTACGGCATGGCCGTCGCCCAGGCGCAGTACCCGGTCGCGGAGATGACCCGGATCCTGCGGGAGAAGGGCGTCAACGTCAGGTTCGGCATTCACCCGGTCGCGGGTCGTCTGCCGGGTCACATGAACGTCCTGCTCGCCGAGGCGAAGGTGCCGTACGACATCGTCCTGGAGATGGACGAGATCAACGACGACCTGGCCTCGACGGACGTGGTGCTGGTCATCGGCGCCAACGACACGGTGAACCCGGCCGCATCCGAGGACCCCACCTCCCCGATCGCCGGCATGCCGGTGCTGAAGGTGTGGGAGGCCAAGGACGTGATCGTGTTCAAGCGGTCGATGGCCGCGGGCTACGCAGGTGTGCAGAACCCGCTCTTCTTCCGTGAGAACTCGGCGATGCTCTTCGGCGACGCCAAGACCAAGGTCGACGAGATCGTGGGAGCTCTCGCTCGCTGA
- a CDS encoding Re/Si-specific NAD(P)(+) transhydrogenase subunit alpha, with protein sequence MRIGVPRESKPGETRVAATPATVAQLIGLGYDVIVEAGAGSLASFLDDAYAAAGATVGSNADAWNSDVVFRVNGPTLDEVASIPDGVTIVCTLAPALNPELVDALAGRPVTVLAMDAVPRISRAQSLDVLSSMANIAGYRAVVEAAHQFGRFFTGQVTAAGKVPPAKVLVAGAGVAGLAAIGAASSLGAIVRATDPRAEVADQVKSLGGEYLLVDVEQEQSTDGYAKATSEAYDRRAAEIYSEQAADCDIIITTALIPGRPAPRLLTAADVASMKSGSVIVDMAASNGGNVEGTVAGEVVTTANGVTIIGYTDLVGRLPQQSSQLYGQNLVNLTKLVTPGKDGQFTLDLEDVVQRGIAVVVRGEKMWPPPQVQVSAAPAAAPAAVVEKAPEKATMTPRGKLILALAGIAVFGLLNAIAPTTELRTHFTVLMLSIVIGYYVIGKVAHALHTPLMSVTNAISGVVVVGALLSVAQGNTTVTILSAVAILLASINVFGGFAVTRRMLVMFSKGH encoded by the coding sequence ATGCGAATCGGCGTGCCCCGCGAAAGCAAGCCCGGAGAGACGCGCGTTGCCGCGACCCCGGCGACTGTCGCTCAATTGATCGGTCTCGGCTACGACGTCATCGTCGAAGCCGGAGCCGGATCCCTTGCCTCTTTCCTCGACGACGCGTACGCCGCTGCCGGCGCGACGGTCGGTTCCAACGCCGATGCGTGGAACTCCGACGTCGTGTTCCGGGTCAACGGCCCGACGTTGGACGAGGTTGCCTCCATCCCGGACGGGGTGACGATCGTCTGCACCCTCGCTCCGGCGTTGAACCCGGAGTTGGTCGACGCCCTGGCGGGGCGCCCGGTCACGGTGTTGGCGATGGATGCGGTGCCGCGTATCTCTCGTGCCCAGTCGCTCGACGTGCTGTCCTCGATGGCCAACATCGCGGGTTACCGTGCTGTGGTCGAGGCGGCCCACCAGTTCGGTCGGTTCTTCACCGGTCAGGTCACCGCTGCGGGCAAGGTCCCGCCGGCCAAGGTCCTGGTCGCCGGTGCGGGCGTGGCCGGTCTGGCTGCGATCGGTGCCGCATCTTCGCTCGGCGCGATCGTGCGCGCCACGGACCCCCGCGCCGAGGTCGCTGACCAGGTGAAGTCGCTCGGTGGCGAGTACCTGCTGGTCGATGTCGAGCAGGAGCAGTCGACCGACGGGTACGCCAAGGCGACCTCGGAGGCGTATGACCGCCGTGCGGCGGAGATCTACTCCGAGCAAGCCGCGGACTGCGACATCATCATCACCACCGCTCTGATCCCGGGACGTCCGGCGCCTCGGCTGCTCACCGCGGCTGATGTCGCGTCGATGAAGTCCGGTTCGGTCATCGTCGACATGGCCGCCTCCAACGGTGGCAACGTCGAGGGCACCGTCGCCGGTGAGGTCGTCACGACCGCCAACGGCGTCACGATCATCGGCTACACCGACCTCGTCGGTCGCCTGCCGCAGCAGTCGTCGCAGTTGTACGGCCAGAACCTGGTCAACCTCACCAAGCTCGTCACCCCGGGCAAGGACGGTCAGTTCACCCTCGACCTCGAGGACGTCGTCCAGCGCGGCATCGCCGTGGTCGTACGCGGCGAGAAGATGTGGCCTCCGCCCCAGGTCCAGGTCTCGGCCGCGCCCGCCGCTGCTCCAGCAGCCGTCGTGGAGAAGGCGCCCGAGAAGGCGACCATGACCCCGCGCGGCAAGCTCATCCTTGCCCTGGCCGGAATCGCCGTCTTCGGCCTGCTCAATGCCATCGCACCGACCACGGAGCTGCGTACGCACTTCACCGTGCTGATGCTCTCGATCGTGATCGGTTACTACGTGATCGGCAAGGTCGCGCACGCGCTGCACACCCCGCTGATGTCGGTGACGAACGCCATCTCCGGTGTCGTGGTCGTGGGCGCGCTGCTGTCGGTGGCGCAGGGCAACACCACGGTGACGATCCTGTCCGCAGTCGCGATCCTGCTCGCGTCGATCAACGTGTTCGGTGGCTTTGCGGTGACCCGCCGCATGCTCGTGATGTTCAGCAAGGGGCACTGA
- a CDS encoding DUF1304 domain-containing protein, whose protein sequence is MTSLFWGLTLTFASLAAVLHVYIFWMESLAWETPKVRRTFGVTAEQAAANKQFAYNQGFYNLFLAIITGVGVGIACRSHAPGIALIIAGLGSMVGAAAVLISNDRSKLRAAMVQATFAKLGLISLLVWALVK, encoded by the coding sequence GTGACCTCCCTCTTCTGGGGCCTGACGCTGACATTCGCGTCCTTGGCTGCCGTTCTGCACGTCTACATCTTCTGGATGGAGTCCCTCGCCTGGGAGACGCCGAAGGTCCGTCGTACGTTCGGCGTGACCGCTGAACAAGCCGCTGCCAACAAGCAGTTCGCGTACAACCAGGGCTTCTACAACCTGTTCCTGGCGATCATCACCGGCGTCGGAGTCGGCATCGCCTGCCGGTCGCACGCGCCGGGGATCGCACTGATCATCGCCGGTCTCGGCTCGATGGTCGGTGCTGCCGCGGTACTCATCTCCAACGACCGCAGCAAGCTGCGCGCGGCGATGGTGCAGGCGACCTTCGCCAAG